In one window of Desulfuribacillus alkaliarsenatis DNA:
- a CDS encoding efflux RND transporter permease subunit, whose amino-acid sequence MLYRIIKSAIQYRKVTLFTVILTAFFGVYSYHIAPKQEAPEIEAPIAVITTLYPGASPEDVDLMVTDKIEDEIATIRGFDYSTSTSTEGLSIVVMRLHQDANIDKAWEDLRLKMRDLQGRLPHGVEDIDINVDLADTAGFILAVSGDSNEQLVAYGELIRQQLRRVNGVSRIDLEGEAHKEIQVAVDMDQLFYLPLSLDAISQRLQLQNTDLPSGNLQNNQSRIPVKTPQSYETIEDIKETILLASESGSILRLRDIAEINVVHAEDNQRIYHNGREAILLTGYFKDNVNIVHVGAEIDKHLSELIEQLPAHIDVSYVLNQPRDVDQAVKEFVTNLLLGMAFVMTVVFLGMGFRNAIVVSTAIPIAILITLGAMRFLGVEIHQISIVALIIALGMLVDNAIVISDTIQVRLDRGEERLHACIEGVRDVAMPVGTSTLTTIAAFLPLLLLPNVAGEYIRSLPLIVIVSLSASYLIAILVTPTLAYLFFKPELKESKSSPVRALFLYVLTTAMRWRVLTILCLVAVIGLAGFTVTQLGLQFFPKADKQLIHIDITAERFGDLDYTESLAFQVEDIINEFSEVTNYTTVVGAGLPKFFNTMNISIPSQDFAQIAVELDLSRSDFVKNTQLVELLQSEINQMVTGGTVIVTELEQGEPIGSPVRLRVYGEDLDYLYSVANEIQLLLEDIEGTTNVHSNVPKKSHELFIDVDDTRAAIVGISKYDIQREISNALRGREATVLRQSGKEYPVIIKSDILALDSLERIGITSSVTGSKTSLKDLAEIRIQQQIPAINKYNKDKSVTIYSDVLSGYNPVRIQEQLEQRLLTANIQGVGIAFDGEREKINEYFGEIGYSAIFAVLLIFGILLVQFHSFSQPLLILITIPLSATGSIVGLYLFQQPLSFTAMLGIVSLFGIVVNNAIVLVDYINRERSNNVAIQVACYEAVEKRIRPILLSTITTTMGLVPLVLSGSELFRPLSISIMSGLLVSTLLTIIVLPVFYTIVESRLNRQPTLANERTQSYEHTH is encoded by the coding sequence GTGCTATATAGAATCATTAAGTCAGCGATTCAATATAGAAAGGTTACGCTGTTTACAGTTATTTTAACGGCATTTTTTGGCGTATATAGCTATCATATAGCGCCCAAGCAGGAAGCTCCTGAAATTGAAGCGCCAATAGCAGTAATTACTACTTTATATCCAGGGGCCTCTCCTGAAGACGTTGATTTGATGGTTACGGATAAAATAGAAGATGAAATAGCTACAATACGTGGCTTTGATTATTCCACATCAACCTCTACAGAAGGCTTGTCTATAGTAGTCATGCGACTTCATCAAGATGCAAATATAGACAAAGCTTGGGAGGATTTGCGTCTTAAGATGAGAGACCTCCAGGGACGCTTGCCCCATGGAGTTGAAGATATAGATATCAATGTTGACCTTGCCGATACAGCAGGGTTTATTCTTGCTGTATCAGGAGATAGTAATGAGCAGCTAGTGGCATATGGTGAACTTATTAGACAGCAGCTACGGCGCGTCAATGGTGTTTCGCGGATTGACTTAGAAGGAGAAGCACATAAAGAGATCCAAGTTGCAGTAGATATGGATCAGCTATTCTACCTGCCACTGTCGTTAGATGCCATTAGCCAAAGACTACAGTTGCAAAATACAGATTTACCATCTGGCAATCTGCAGAATAATCAATCAAGAATCCCTGTGAAAACGCCCCAATCATATGAGACGATAGAAGATATTAAGGAAACAATTCTGCTGGCCTCTGAGTCAGGATCAATTTTACGCTTGCGTGATATCGCAGAGATAAACGTAGTGCACGCTGAAGATAACCAAAGAATTTATCATAATGGCAGAGAAGCAATTTTATTAACAGGTTATTTTAAAGACAACGTAAATATAGTCCATGTTGGTGCGGAGATTGATAAGCACTTAAGTGAACTTATTGAGCAGCTGCCAGCACATATAGACGTATCCTATGTGTTAAACCAGCCTAGGGATGTGGATCAAGCAGTCAAGGAGTTCGTAACAAACCTGTTGCTAGGAATGGCCTTTGTTATGACAGTTGTGTTTTTGGGTATGGGCTTTAGAAACGCAATTGTAGTATCGACAGCGATTCCCATAGCAATATTAATAACCCTTGGAGCGATGCGTTTCTTAGGGGTAGAAATTCATCAGATTTCTATTGTGGCCTTAATCATTGCTTTAGGTATGCTTGTAGACAACGCAATTGTCATTAGTGATACGATTCAGGTTCGTCTCGACCGGGGTGAGGAACGGCTCCATGCCTGTATAGAAGGAGTGCGTGACGTGGCAATGCCTGTAGGTACATCCACGCTAACAACAATAGCTGCGTTCTTGCCGTTATTGTTATTACCTAATGTGGCAGGTGAATACATTCGCAGCTTACCGCTAATTGTAATCGTTTCGTTATCTGCTTCGTATTTGATAGCAATCTTAGTTACGCCTACATTAGCGTACCTGTTTTTCAAGCCAGAGCTAAAGGAAAGCAAAAGCTCGCCAGTTCGTGCTTTGTTTCTATACGTGTTAACTACGGCTATGCGTTGGCGAGTTCTTACTATCTTATGCTTAGTGGCGGTTATCGGACTTGCTGGCTTCACGGTCACCCAGCTAGGATTGCAGTTTTTCCCGAAGGCGGATAAACAGCTCATCCATATTGATATAACGGCTGAGCGCTTTGGAGACCTTGATTATACCGAATCATTGGCATTCCAGGTTGAAGATATTATTAATGAGTTTTCTGAAGTAACGAACTATACAACAGTTGTGGGAGCAGGACTACCTAAGTTTTTTAATACAATGAACATTTCTATTCCTTCCCAGGATTTTGCTCAAATCGCCGTAGAGCTAGACTTAAGTCGTAGTGACTTTGTGAAAAATACACAGCTTGTTGAACTGCTACAAAGCGAAATTAATCAGATGGTTACGGGGGGCACTGTCATTGTCACTGAATTAGAACAAGGTGAACCAATTGGGTCGCCAGTGCGCTTGCGCGTTTACGGTGAGGATTTAGATTATCTGTACTCTGTAGCCAATGAAATTCAACTGCTATTAGAGGACATCGAAGGCACTACCAACGTCCATTCTAATGTTCCGAAAAAAAGCCATGAGTTATTTATTGACGTCGATGACACCCGTGCTGCAATTGTCGGAATTTCTAAATACGATATCCAAAGGGAAATCAGTAATGCCTTGCGGGGCAGGGAAGCTACAGTCCTAAGGCAATCTGGCAAAGAGTATCCAGTTATTATCAAAAGCGACATCCTAGCACTGGATTCACTAGAGCGAATTGGTATAACCTCTTCGGTAACGGGTAGTAAAACTTCCTTGAAGGATTTAGCTGAAATTCGTATACAGCAACAAATTCCAGCCATAAATAAATATAATAAAGACAAATCAGTAACCATATATAGTGATGTTTTATCTGGTTATAATCCTGTTCGCATTCAAGAGCAATTAGAGCAACGCTTGCTTACTGCTAACATCCAGGGAGTTGGGATTGCCTTTGATGGGGAACGAGAAAAGATTAATGAATATTTCGGTGAAATTGGCTATTCAGCAATATTCGCAGTGCTATTGATTTTTGGTATCTTACTTGTTCAGTTCCACTCCTTTAGTCAGCCGTTATTAATATTAATTACAATTCCTTTGTCAGCTACAGGCTCAATTGTTGGTCTCTATCTTTTCCAGCAGCCGTTATCCTTTACGGCAATGCTTGGAATTGTCAGCTTGTTCGGAATTGTGGTTAATAACGCGATTGTTCTAGTGGACTATATTAACCGTGAACGAAGCAACAACGTAGCAATCCAGGTGGCCTGCTACGAAGCCGTGGAGAAACGCATCCGTCCGATTTTGTTAAGTACAATCACGACAACCATGGGGCTGGTTCCGCTAGTGCTTTCAGGGAGTGAATTGTTCAGGCCGTTATCCATCTCGATTATGAGTGGCTTGCTAGTGTCGACGCTGCTTACGATAATCGTGCTGCCTGTCTTTTATACAATTGTTGAATCGAGGCTTAATAGACAGCCGACTTTGGCTAATGAAAGAACTCAAAGCTATGAACATACACATTAA
- a CDS encoding efflux RND transporter periplasmic adaptor subunit, translated as MTLQNHQIKRNKFIVVLFSFILLGLLSACSPEAAPVIEKQGKPVRVQQAEEQERAVTLSYTGIVEIDEVTRLGFKNSGKINKLYVEEDQFIRRNQLIAELDTREIDFAIRDAEAQIQAAQAQYDKAVRGAAAEEINQARLRLQQAIDAYEYTKDQQERISALYDAGAVPRQELDAINLELDIRENEVKQAEEFVAQVERGADVEDLQYLQTQLERAQVDYEHKLQMRTDAELRATIDGYILDVLFKEGEVIGAGQPLVVVRNQQKVITVGVPQRDLDSISVGMQASVTINQQASTWEVSSISTIPDNTTRLYPVTLQKIKGQESASASVSPQDSASANNDRLLLGALATVTFTIENSTGVWVPIHVIMADDTDFIYVVNQQRAQRRDVIIEEFTASEARINGIDAGERIIIEGMRRLTDGDEILVLN; from the coding sequence GTGACTTTACAAAATCATCAGATAAAGCGTAATAAATTCATAGTTGTTTTATTTAGCTTTATATTGCTAGGCTTATTAAGTGCATGTTCGCCTGAAGCTGCGCCTGTTATTGAAAAGCAGGGGAAGCCAGTTCGTGTTCAGCAGGCTGAGGAGCAAGAGCGAGCTGTCACCTTAAGCTATACAGGCATTGTGGAAATAGATGAAGTTACACGTCTCGGTTTTAAAAATTCAGGGAAGATTAACAAACTGTATGTAGAGGAAGATCAGTTCATCCGTAGGAATCAGCTGATAGCTGAACTCGATACACGGGAGATTGATTTTGCGATTCGTGACGCTGAAGCCCAAATTCAAGCTGCTCAGGCTCAATATGACAAAGCTGTGCGTGGCGCGGCTGCGGAGGAGATCAACCAAGCAAGGTTAAGATTACAACAGGCTATCGATGCCTATGAGTATACAAAAGACCAACAGGAGCGAATCTCAGCTCTTTATGATGCTGGTGCAGTTCCTCGTCAAGAACTAGATGCTATTAACCTAGAGCTTGATATCCGGGAGAATGAAGTGAAGCAGGCAGAAGAATTTGTAGCACAGGTAGAACGGGGCGCAGATGTTGAAGATTTGCAGTATCTGCAGACCCAGCTCGAGCGTGCACAAGTAGATTACGAGCACAAATTACAAATGCGAACGGATGCAGAACTAAGGGCTACGATTGATGGGTATATATTAGATGTACTTTTTAAAGAAGGAGAAGTTATTGGAGCAGGACAGCCTCTGGTCGTCGTTCGCAATCAGCAAAAGGTAATTACCGTCGGGGTGCCGCAACGGGATTTAGATAGTATTTCAGTAGGTATGCAAGCGTCAGTTACTATTAACCAGCAGGCGAGTACCTGGGAAGTGAGCTCAATTAGTACAATTCCAGATAACACAACAAGGTTATACCCAGTGACTTTGCAAAAGATTAAAGGTCAAGAATCAGCATCAGCATCGGTGTCACCACAAGACTCAGCATCAGCAAACAATGATAGGTTGCTATTAGGGGCACTTGCAACAGTTACATTTACCATTGAAAATAGCACGGGAGTATGGGTGCCAATACATGTAATTATGGCTGATGATACAGACTTTATATATGTAGTTAATCAGCAGCGTGCCCAAAGACGTGATGTAATCATAGAAGAGTTTACAGCTAGTGAGGCTCGTATTAACGGAATCGACGCAGGGGAGCGTATTATCATCGAGGGAATGAGACGCTTAACTGACGGCGACGAAATATTGGTACTTAATTAA
- a CDS encoding endonuclease III domain-containing protein, with the protein MIYKTYDTLLKHYDSQNWWPADTPFEIMVGAILTQNTSWQNVTKAINQLKQYPGNNPLNPQLMYAMTQETLADLIRPSGFYTIKAKRLHNFLEWFNSKDFDISNLLPIDTQTLRAELLSINGVGKETADSILLYALDRPIFVIDAYTRRIFERLGLQIPKNYDEFQSIFEQSLEHNPKLYNEYHALIVRHAKEYCKTKPLCNNCFIQYCQAKRK; encoded by the coding sequence ATGATTTATAAAACCTATGACACATTATTAAAACATTATGATAGCCAAAACTGGTGGCCAGCAGATACACCCTTTGAAATAATGGTAGGCGCTATCCTTACACAAAATACTTCCTGGCAGAATGTCACTAAAGCTATCAATCAATTAAAACAATATCCAGGTAATAACCCACTTAATCCTCAGCTTATGTATGCAATGACTCAAGAAACTTTAGCAGATTTAATTCGTCCAAGTGGATTTTATACAATCAAGGCGAAGAGATTACATAATTTTTTGGAATGGTTTAATAGTAAGGATTTCGATATCTCAAATCTATTACCTATAGATACGCAAACATTGCGGGCAGAATTACTATCAATCAATGGTGTTGGAAAAGAAACGGCAGACTCTATATTGCTTTATGCCTTGGACAGACCAATCTTTGTTATAGATGCATATACAAGACGTATTTTTGAACGACTTGGGTTACAAATCCCTAAAAACTACGATGAATTTCAGTCGATATTTGAACAAAGCCTCGAGCACAATCCAAAGCTCTATAATGAGTACCATGCCCTGATAGTCAGACATGCAAAAGAATACTGCAAAACGAAACCACTTTGTAATAACTGCTTTATCCAATATTGTCAAGCAAAACGAAAGTGA
- the rarD gene encoding EamA family transporter RarD has translation MDQGQKVQVAGVSFALLAYIAWGVLPLYWKLLESVPAAEILAHRIVWSFVFVIGILAIYGRWEDIKVTLSSRKNRLAMLVCSLLISGNWFTYIYAVNSNQLVEASFGYYISPLFSMFLAITILKERLNFWQGVALIFAATGVLIIAVQHGSIPWIALILTVSFGFYGLVKKMVKFDSMTGLATETAFVTPVALIYIIFLQQDGIGSFTFAFDSITLLLMGAGIATAMPLLWFAQAANRIKLSTISFIQYLAPTISLGIGIFLFREPFTLVHAVSFAFIWCALAIYSCSNTKAMLWLRERIIATIQIYKGQGKTASIEPVQTTITNIEEVKHD, from the coding sequence ATGGATCAAGGACAAAAAGTACAAGTGGCTGGTGTCAGCTTCGCTTTGCTGGCATATATAGCCTGGGGCGTGTTGCCTTTATATTGGAAGCTACTAGAATCAGTGCCAGCGGCAGAGATTTTAGCCCATAGAATTGTTTGGTCCTTTGTATTTGTAATAGGTATTTTAGCGATATATGGTCGTTGGGAAGATATTAAGGTTACATTATCAAGTCGGAAGAACCGTTTGGCGATGCTAGTATGCTCGCTATTAATTAGTGGTAACTGGTTCACTTATATTTACGCTGTTAACAGTAATCAGCTAGTAGAAGCTAGCTTTGGCTATTATATTAGTCCTTTATTTAGTATGTTTTTGGCGATTACAATATTAAAAGAACGATTAAATTTCTGGCAAGGTGTTGCCTTGATATTTGCTGCGACAGGGGTACTAATTATCGCTGTGCAGCATGGTAGCATTCCTTGGATTGCATTGATTTTGACGGTTTCATTTGGTTTTTATGGTTTAGTTAAGAAAATGGTTAAATTCGATTCAATGACAGGGTTGGCTACGGAGACAGCCTTTGTTACCCCGGTTGCCTTGATTTATATAATATTTTTACAGCAGGACGGAATAGGTTCATTCACCTTTGCCTTTGATAGTATTACCTTACTACTAATGGGTGCAGGAATTGCAACGGCAATGCCACTGCTCTGGTTTGCCCAGGCGGCTAATCGCATTAAGCTATCAACAATTAGCTTTATTCAATATTTGGCGCCGACGATTAGTTTAGGTATTGGGATTTTTCTTTTTAGAGAGCCGTTTACGCTTGTGCACGCTGTAAGCTTTGCCTTTATCTGGTGCGCCCTGGCTATCTACTCTTGCTCTAACACGAAGGCTATGCTGTGGCTTCGTGAGCGTATTATAGCTACTATTCAAATATACAAAGGGCAAGGGAAGACTGCTAGTATCGAGCCAGTACAGACGACGATTACGAACATAGAAGAAGTAAAACATGATTAG